Proteins from one Primulina huaijiensis isolate GDHJ02 chromosome 18, ASM1229523v2, whole genome shotgun sequence genomic window:
- the LOC140964980 gene encoding pirin-like protein — protein sequence MSNVVMDPRPVARKFLARPQQEGVGAVVRRSIGRFELKHFDPFLLLDEFSVSSPAGFPDHPHRGFETVTYMLQGAVTHEDFEGHKGTIEAGDLQWMTAGRGIVHSEMPASQGTQKGLQLWINLSSRYKMIEPRYQEMNSEDIQEATKDGVKVRVIAGEAMGVKSPIYTMTPTMYLDFTLKPGARILQHIPMSWNAFVYVLEGEGIFGNSRSLPVSAHHLLLLGSGDGLDAYNKSSKSLRFILVGGEPLGEPVVQYGPFVMNTQEQIDQTIEDYENYINGFEKARYWNSESSVRFGH from the exons ATGTCAAATGTTGTCATGGATCCTCGGCCAGTTGCCAGAAAATTCCTGGCGAGGCCCCAACAAGAAGGCGTCGGTGCTGTTGTGAGAAGAAGCATTGGAAG GTTTGAGCTGAAACATTTTGACCCTTTTCTTCTTTTGGATGAGTTCTCAG TGTCTTCTCCTGCTGGATTTCCCGACCACCCGCACAGAG GATTCGAGACAGTCACCTACATGCTTCAG GGAGCGGTGACGCATGAAGACTTTGAGGGGCACAAAGGCACCATCGAAGCTGGTGACTTGCAATGGATGACTGCAGGGAGAGGAATAGTTCACTCCGAAATGCCTGCATCTCAAGGAACTCAAAAAGGTTTGCAGCTGTGGATTAACCTCTCCTCCCGATATAAAAT GATAGAGCCAAGGTATCAAGAAATGAACAGTGAGGACATTCAAGAAGCTACAAAGGATGGAGTCAAGGTTAGAGTTATAGCAGGGGAAGCAATGGGAGTTAAGTCACCAATATACACCATGACCCCTACAATGTACTTGGACTTCACTCTCAAGCCCGGAGCTCGCATCCTACAACACATACCCATGTCTTGGAATGCATTTGTGTACGTTCTGGAGGGCGAGGGAATATTCGGAAATTCACGATCTTTACCCGTATCAGCACACCACCTTTTACTTCTTGGGTCGGGTGACGGCTTGGATGCATACAACAAGTCCTCGAAATCATTACGGTTTATTTTGGTTGGAGGGGAGCCATTGGGAGAGCCTGTTGTGCAATATGGACCATTTGTGATGAATACTCAAGAACAGATAGACCAGACTATTGAAGATTATGAGAATTACATCAATGGATTTGAGAAAGCAAGATACTGGAATTCCGAATCCTCTGTTAGATTTGGTCATTAG